The Campylobacter armoricus sequence TGTGGTGTGGTTTGATTATAAGGTCTTGTATGATAAAGTTAAAAGAAAACACATTAGTCAAATGACTTATTTTGATTACAAAAGTGAAATGATTATCACACCTAAAGAGTGGCTAGAGAAAGCTAGAGAAAGAAAACTTTTTTATTTTTGGTTTGCTTGGCAAGGTATGATAAATTTTAATTTTTTAAAAAATATAAAATTAAAATTTATTGATGGAATTTTTGCAGAAGATTGTCATTTTGGAGTGATGCTATTTGCTTTAAGTAAAAATATTAATATATTACCAAAACAAATATATATTTATCGCTTAAGAGAACTAAGCTCTATGAATTTTACCAATAAAAAATGGATAATACGTCCAGATTCACATCTAAAAAAAATAGATGTTTTTGAGAATTCAAATACGACTAGATTGTATTATGAAAGTGCAAGTTGGATGCAAATTGCATTAGAATTTATAAAATTTATTGATTCTAATCATTGTTTGAGCGAAGATATAAAAGTATATTTTTTACCAGTGGTATGTAATAAAGCTTTGACTTTACAAAGGTTTGATAAAGACCCGTTGTGTTTAAAAAAATATGCTAAAGATTTAAAAATATATATACAAAATCAACCTTTAGGTGCAGTTGCTAGAGTGAAAGAATATCTTTCATATAAACTTACAAAAGAACTCTCTAAAAAGAAAGGGATAAAGAAATTAATGTTGCCTTTTAGTATTGTTAGAATATCTTTACGACACCAAAAAGAAGTTAGAATGTACAAAAAAAGTATTAAAAGAAATGTTTTAAATAAAAGATTGCCACTAGAATTTTATAAAGACTATCAAAAAGCTTTATGTTTAAAAAATCAAAAGCTAATCAAAGTATTGTATAATACAAAAAATATCTACTTAAGGTTGATTCATGATTTTTAATTCTAGAAAGTTAAAAAAGTTTAAAGCTAACCCAAGATTGTTTTTCAAAGATGCTATAAAAAAAAAGATTTTTTACTTAGGTAGTATGTATAAAAAATATCTTCCTAAAAAATATAAAGCTTTTGCTCGATATACTATAGTTTCAGCTGTGTATAATGTAGAAAAGTATTTAGATGATTTTTTTAATTCTATTATAAATCAAAGACTTGATTTTAAAGCAAATATTTTTATGATATTAGTAGATGATGGCTCCACTGATAACTCCGCCAATATCATTAAGAAATACCAAAAAAAATACCCAAAAAATATTGTTTATATTTATAAAGAAAATGGCGGGCAGGCTAGTGCTAGAAATTTGGGTTTAAAATATATGCAAGAAAATGAATATAAAACTCCTTGGGTTACTTTTACTGATCCAGATGATTTTTTAGATATAAATTATTTTTATTCAATTGACTCAGCTTTGCAAAACTATCAAGATAGTAAGATAAGCTTTGTTGCCAGTCAATTAATATTTTATTACGAAAAGATTAAAGTTTTTAATAATGATAATGTTTTAAAATTTCTTTTTGGGAAAAATGATATAAAATTGGTAAATAATAGCAGTTTGGAGTGTATCCAATTAAGTGCTCCCTCGACTTTTATAAATTATGATTTGTTGGTTGATAAAAATATAGTATTTGATGAAAGTATAAAACTATGTTCTGAAGATGCTAATTTTATTGCACGCATTATGATAAATAGTTTAAATTACCAGTCTTTATATGTGGATAATGCTTTGTATTTTTACCGCAGAAGATCTGATGGAAGTTCTACTATGGGAAATCAAGATGCAATTTTAAATAATAAAAATTTTTATATTAATACAGTTGAGAGAGCTTATGTTGGTATTCTAAATGAAACACTTCGAATTAATACTTTTGTTCCTTTAAGTATTCAACGATGGTTTTTATGTTTGTATATACTTCAATTTATTCATTTGCGAAAGGCTATTAATAAATCTAAAATATTACACATATTGTCAAAATCAGAAGTTTATTATTTCTTTCAAATGTGGGAGCAAATTTTTTATTATATACAAGATGAGATCATTTTACTAGAAAATGATATTGTTTTGTTTGATGTTTTTGAAAAGATTCTAACTTTTTTGTTATTTAAACCAAAAAGTAAATATCATCAATATGTTTTTGTTGATAAAAAAAATGATAAAATACAAATTTTATACCTATCATTAAATCAATGTAAAGTGAAGATTTGTGTAGATGATGAAGTAATTTATTTAAATGCTCAGCAAGAGTTGTTTTTAGATAAAAAAATATTTAAATATCATTATGAAATTCAATTAGAAGATATAAGAAATAAAATTTATATAAAAATAAATGATGAGTATGCAGATATATTATATGAAAAACAGATATTAAAGTTTGTAAATTTTAATAAAATTAATGTAGCAAAAGCAGCAATTGTTTCGGCAAAACCAGATGGATTTGGCATGAGATTAAGCTCTATGCTAGTAGGATTGTATTTATCTAAAAAATTGTCTTTTAATTTTTATTTTTTATGGCCAAAGACAACAGATTTGGAACAATATAATATTAGAAATCATGGTGTGTCGTTACCTGATGTTTCTACTGTTTTTAAATTCAATTTTATAGATAAGTATTTATTAGACAACGGTAAAATTAAAGAGAATTATGGTACAGAAATTTGGTCAAAAAAACGTACTGTAGAAGAATTAAAAAATATTAATTTACAAGAACAATGGGGGTGGTTTTCTACAGAACAAAATCCTAGCGAATGGATTTATAATATTGATAAAGAAAAATGTCTTCAGGAATTAAGTTTTATCTATAAAAATATTCCTTTTTCTTATCGTTTTAGAGAATTGATGTTTTTGGCTGATGAGTATTTGGGTAAAATTGGAAAAGATTTTATTGCCATACATATTAGAAGTGGTGATGTTGTATTCTCGGATACTAAAAATTTAATATTTCATCCAATGATGGAAGAGAGATATTTTCCTTATGAGATAGCAATTGAATTAATAAAAAATATAGGTTTAAATCAGAATGTTGTCATCTTTGGTCAGGATCAGCAGTCAAATAGAAAGTTGATAGATTTTTTTAAAAAATATCATAAGAATGAATTTAATATTTTTGTTGTCGAAAAAAATGAGAAATGTCATGATGATAATGAGCAGATGTTCTTTGAAGTTAATCTTTTGTCTAAGGCAAAAGCTGTATATTCATCTAAAGAAAGTGCATTTTCTAGACTTGCAATGTATATAGCAGGTAAAAATATTTTGATTTCGTATCATAGTATTTTAGATCAAAAAATTCAGATTAATGCAATTAAAAAATATGGTAATTTGCTGAAGCTGGATAATATACAACGAAGTATGTCTTATTTTTTTATTGCACTACACTATTATAATTTAAAAGAATTTTTAAAATCTTTAGATTATACAAGACAAGCTATTAATTTTGATGTAGAGAATTATGGTTATATTTTATTTTTAATATACAGTTGTTTATTAACAAATAATTTACAGGAGGCAGAGCAGGTCATTTGTTGTAATATGGATAATTTTAGTGTATTTAAAAAAATTTTATTTTACCTGTGTCATTGGTCTAATTTACGAATTAGAGAAAAAATTATAGAACTAAATTTTGATAATACTTTCTATGGCTTAAATTTTTTGAAAATGGTTGTTTTATTTGAAAAAGGTGATCCTATGGCCTCTAAGTTTCTTGATAAAATGTTAAAAAGAAATAAAGATAAAGACTTTTGGGAGAGATTTTATTTGATTTGTTTTTTATGTCCTGATGTAAAATTAAAACTACATTTATCCTATAGGCTAGGTTATATTTTAATTCATTCGGGAATTAAAATATTTAATCCTTTTTATTTAATAGATTCTTTTAGAAATGAATTAGTGTGCTATAGAATTAGAATAAATAAAACAAAAGAAATACTAGACAAAACTATGATTTTTAATGATGAATCGAATGTTTTAAAAATAAAAAATCATCTTTCTTATAAGTTAGGAGCACTGTTGATACAGACCCATAAGAGTCGTTTTAAGATTGGTTATTGTATTTTATTATTTCGAATTGTAAAGTTATTTTGTAAGCATTACTACAAAAGGAAATAAGATGAAAAAAAATATTATATTGCTTGGAGGAAGTAGCTTTTTAATCCAAAATGGATTTTCATCTGTTTTTAACATAGATGAAATTAGTTTTGCTAATTTATCTCTTGGAGGTACAACATCAATCCAATTGTTATATGAGTTAAAAAAAGAAAAAAATCGTAAATTATTTGAGAATGCTGATTTAATTATTTTAAATTCCAATGTAAATGAAATTCAAAGTTGTGCAAATGAGTACGAGAGGTTACCATTAGAATTGATTTATCGAGATATGGAATTTTTATTTTTAGAATTAAATAAATTAAATAAAAGAACTCTTGTGCTTATTACTCCATTTTTCTTTTACTGCGATATAGTCAATAAGGTAAATAGTATTGTTAAATATTTGACTAAAAAATACTCATTTAATTTAATAGATATGCAAAAATATTATGAAAAATATAATCTTGAAGATATTGCAAAGGCTTGGGATGGCAGTCATCAATTTGGTTTTATTATGAGAGAGTTAGCTACTAATATTTTAGGACAAATCGAAAATTTTAAAAAAACTATTTGCTTAAGTAATTATCCAAAACTTGAATTTAAAATTTATTGTTTTAGTGAGCATAGAAAACATACAATTCAAAATTCTTTTATGAGTGAACAATATTTACGAATAAAAAATGGAAATAGAATAAAATTTGATAAAAAATATTATGGCTATAAAATTCTCGCAATTCATACTTGGAATAACACAGATAATACAAATATGAATAAAATTATGAAGAAAGATTGGAATACATTAGTACACACTATATCCCCTTTTGTATTGGAAAATAGAAAGATACGAATAAGCAAACCAACTAATTTTATGAATATGATTGTTTCTATTCAGAAAGAAATTTATGTGGATGATTTTACTTTTATTTTTAACTCTGAAGAAAATAATTTTAGTGAATTTTATCATAATGCTAGAACTTGGGAACCATTTAATACTGCAAATCATCTAGATTTAGTTTCGGTGCTCCTTTTAAATGGAGAGTTGATTCAAGATGATTTGGATAAAGTATTTGCAAGCGATAATACACTTTCATCTTGTTATGATTTTGAGTACTTAATACCGCCTATTGAAAAATATAAAGAAATTATTAATGAATATTGTCTTATAGCAAATTCTAGAACATTAAAACAAGATAATCAAGCGAGTTTTCTAAAAGATGTTTTAATTAAAATAGAAGAAAAACTATCTTTCCAAACCAAATATGGCACAGCTAAAACAAGAATTCAAAACCAACTTTCATATAAACTAGGCCAATCTATGATAGCAAATTCTAAATCTTTTTTAGGCTACTTAATAATGCCTATAGCATTATTAAGTATAATAATTTCATTCAAACAAGAACAAAAAATATACCAAGAAAAAATAAAAGAAGACTTTTCTTTAAAATTACCTCCTTTGGAAAACTATCCTGATTATAAAGAAGCTTTAAAAGAAAAAGAATGCTTAACATATAAACTAGGTCAAGCTCTTATACAAGCTAATAAAAATTGGTATGGGGGGGGGTATATCAAATTGCTGTTTGAAATTAGAAAGTTGAAGAAGAGAAAATGAAATATATCAAGGATGAGAATAATAATATTATATATTACTATTTAGAGAAAAGTTTAAATAGTATTACTATTGATTTTAATGCTTTTTGTAATAATATTATTTTTATTGCTGGTAATATTAAAAATATAAAAGTTAATTTTTATGGCTCAAATTCAGTAATATTTTTAGGTGAAAATTGCCAATGTTTCCATATAGAAGTTGCTTCTGATTCTTTGTGTTATATAGGAGATAATACAACATCTGGTGGGGCAAATTTAGTTGCAATTGAAAATCAAAACATTTTAATAGGGAACGACTGTTTGTTTTCTTGGGAAATTTTATTAACAACTAGTGATTATCATGGTATATATGATATTCGTAGTAAAAATAGAGTTTCTTTTGGAGGTGGAATTTATATAGGAGATCATGTCTGGTGTGGTAGGAGAGTATCTATTTTAAAAAAATCTAGAATTTATTCTGGTTCTATAATAGGTTTTAATTCAATATTATGTTCTAAAAAAGTGTTTTCTAATAATATTTTTGCAGGAATTCCAGCAAAGAAAATTAAAGAAAGTATTTTTTGGATTAAAGATAATATTGATAGGCTAGATAAAAAAAACACATTGAAATACAATTATTATTTTAAGGATGATTATATTTTTCAGGAAGATATTAATGAGTATATTGATTTTGACTTTATAGATAAAGAAATAAAATCTTTAACATCATCACAAGACAAATTGCATTTTGTATATGATGTTATTTATAAGAATAATTTTAAAAATAGATTTGTGAATTTTGGAAATATAGGTATGAAAAAAATAAATAGGATCTATTATTTTTCTAAAGAAGTTCAAACCATTATTTCTTTCCAAACCAAATATGGCACAGCTAAAACAAGAATTCAAAACCAACTTTCATATAAACTAGGCCAATCTATGATAGCAAATTCTAAATCTTTTTTAGGCTACTTAATAATGCCTATAGCATTATTAAGTATAATAATTTCATTCAAACAAGAACAAAAAATATACCAAGAAAAAATAAAAGAAGACTTTTCTTTAAAATTACCTCCTTTGGAAAACTATCCTGATTATAAAGAAGCTTTAAAAGAAAAAGAATGCTTAACATATAAACTAGGTCAAGCTCTTATACAAGCTAATAAAAATTGGTATGGGGGGGGGTATATCAAATTGCTGTTTGAAATTAGAAAGTTGAAGAAAGAATTTAAGAATAGAAAAATTTGATATAATCTTTTAAATTAGGTCAAGTTCTTATGTAAATTAATAAAACTTAGTATAAGGGTGAATATGTTAAGATATTGCTAGGAATTAGGGAATTGAAAGGAAAAATTATGGCGATAGAGTTTAATATAAAAGAATCAAAAAAAATAAAAGGTATTTACATTATTACTCCAAATAAATTTAGGGATTTAAGAGGTGAAATTTGGACAGCTTTTACTGAAGAAATATTAGGGGATATTATCCCAAAAGGTTTGAAATTTAAACATGATAAATTTATAAATTCGCATTTTAATGTATTACGAGGTATTCATGGTGATATTAAAACTTGGAAGCTTGTTACTTGTGTTTATGGAGAAGTACATCAGGTTGTAGTTGATTGTAGAAAAGATTCACCTACATACTTAAAATGGGAAAAATTTATTATTAATCGAGATAATCAACAATTAATTTTACTACCGCCAAATATGGGAAATTCGCATTATGTTAGTTCCAAAGATGCTGTTTATTATTATAAACTTGCGTATGAGGGTGAGTATTTGGATGCACCGGATCAATTTACTTATGCTTGGGATGATGAAAGAATAGGCGTTGATTGGCCGACTAATTCACCAATTCTCTCAGAAAGAGATATTTTAGCTACAAAAAAGGAAAATAAATGAATAAAGATTCTAAGATTTATATTGCAGGACATACAGGGTTAGTTGGATCGGCATTATTAAAAGAACTGACAAAACAAGGATATTATAATATATTAACTAGAACACACAAAGAATTAGATTTATTAAATCAACATGATGTTGATGGTTTCTTTAGAGAAGAAAAGCCAGATTTTGTATTCTTTGCTGCTGCAAAGATGGGTGGAATGATGGAACAGATTCAAAGAAGAGCAGATTTTTTATATTTAAATTTGATGATGCAAACAAATATTATACAAAGCTCCTATATGCATAATGTCAAAAAAATGCTTTATCTTGGAAGTATTTGTGTTTATCCTGAAAAAGCATCTTTGCCTATTCATGAAGATAGTATGTTGACAGGAGAATTGCAATATATTAATGAGCCTTATGCTTTAGCTAAAATTACTGGTTCTAAGATGTGTGAATTTTATAATCAACAATATGGTACAAATTTTATAAGTTTAATGTTGACATCTATATATGGTCCTAATGATAATTTTAATCTTGAAACAGCACATGTTTTTCCAGCTATTTTTAGAAAGATTTATTTAGGAAAGTTATTGAAAGAAAAACAATATGATTCTTTGTTGAATGAGCTTCAAGTTGAGCAATTAGAATATGCTAAGGAGTATTTGTCTAAAATGGGAATTTCTGAGGAGTTTGTGATATTGTTTGGTACTGGTAATCCAAAACGAGAATTTATTTATATAGATGATGTTGTTTCGGCTGCTATTTTTTCTATGTATAATATTAATTATAAAGACATTAAAAAAGATAAAAATGTACATATTAATATTGGAACAGGAGTTGAATTTTCTATTAAAGAAGTTGCTTTTGAAATTGCTAAAGTTATGGGATACAATGGAGATATTTTATTTGATTCTTCAAAGCCAGATGGTACTATGAGAAAAATTATAGATTGTTCTAAAATTCATTCTTTGGGGTGGAAGCATAAAATCGAACTCAATGAAGGAATAAAAATGATGTATGATTGGTATTTAAATAGTCGTAATAAAGAAGTAAAAACTCACATACGGGGGGGGTATAGAATAATTTGCATTTATTCTCCTTATAGTGACACCTATAAGGAGGTAGCATGACAAAAAACTCCAAAATATATATAGCTGGACATAATGGTTTAACCGGATCAGCTATTTTAAAAAAATTACAACAACAAGGTTATAAAAATTTTATTTTAAAATCTCACAAAGAACTAGATTTAACAAATCAACAAACTGTGAAATATTTTTTTGAAAAAGAAAAACCAGAATATGTTTTTTTATGTGCTGCAAAAGTAGGTGGGATATTAGCTAATAATACTTATAGAGCAGATTTTATATATCAAAACTTGCAAATTCAAAACAATGTTATTCACAGTGCTTATTTAAATAATGTAAAAAAACTTCTATTTTTAGGAACAGCTTGTATATATCCCAAAAACTGTTCTCAGCCTATGAAAGAAGAGTATCTTTTGACAAGTATTTTGGAATATACAAACGAACCTTATGCTATATCTAAAATAGCAGGTCTTAAAATGTGTGAGTCTTATAATTTACAATATAACACAAACTTTATTTCTGTTATGCCTTGTTCTTTGTATGGTTTAAATGATAATTTTAATTTAGAAAAATCACATGTATTACCAGCATTGATTAGAAAATTCCATTTGGCTAAGTTACTTAACGAAAAAAAATATGATCTTGTATTAAAAGATGTACAGATGGATGATATTATTCAAGCTAAAGAGTATCTTCAAAAATTTGGTATTAGTGAGGATGAAGTTGAAATTTGGGGAACTGGAAATGCAAGAAGAGAATTTTTACATGCCGATGATATGGCAGATGCTTGTATTTATGTGATGGAAAATATCAACTTTAATGACTTATATAATTCTCAATATAGCGAAATAAGAAATACGCATATCAATATAGGCTCTGGTAAAGATGTGGCAATAAAAGATTTGGTTTCTTTAATAAATAGAATTATTGATTTTAAGGGAAATATATTTTATAATAGTATAAAACCAGAAGGGACTTTTCAAAAACTTAGTAGTTGTGATAAAATCTATTCTCTGGGTTGGAAACATAAAATCGAACTTGAAGAGGGTGTTAGAATGATGTATGATTGGTATTTAAAGCAAAAATATATAAGGAATTAAGATAAAAATGTTATTATTTTCATAAAAAAAGGTTTATTATGAAAAAAAAAAAACATTAATTACAGGTTTTACTGGACAAGTTGGCTCACAAATGGCGGATTTTCTATTAGAAAATACTGATTATGAAGTTATTGGCATGATGCGTTGGCAAGAACCTATGGATAACATTTATCATTTAAGTGATAGGATTAATAAAAAAGATAGAATTAATATTTTCTATGCTGATTTGAATGATTATTCAAGTATTCAAAAGCTTTTTGAGAGCAAACGACCGGATGTGATCTTTCATTTAGCCGCACAATCTTACCCAAAAACTTCTTTTGATATACCTATAGAAACTTTACAAACTAATATCATAGGTACAGCAAATATTTTAGAAAATATTAGATTATTAAAAGCCAAAGATGGTTATGACCCTGTAGTGCATATATGCTCTTCTAGCGAAGTTTATGGTAGAGCAAAGGCTGGTATTAAGCTAAATGAAGATACAACTTTTCATGGTGCAAGTCCTTATAGTATAAGCAAAATAGGAACTGATTATTTGGGAAGATTTTATGGTGAGGCTTATGGCATAAAAACTTATGTCACTAGGATGGGGACTCATAGTGGTCCAAGACGCTCTGATGTGTTCTTTGAAAGCACTGTTGCAAAGCAAATCGCGTTGATTGAAGCAGGTTATCAAGAACCTATTATTAAAGTAGGAAATTTATCAAGTGTGAGAACTTTTCAAGATGCAAGAGATGCTATAAGGGCTTATTATTTGCTTTCATTAGAAAGTGAAAAGGGCAAAGTTCCTTATGGTGAAGCTTTCAATATAGCAGGTGAAGAAGCTTTTAAACTTCCTGAAGTTATCGACATACTTTTGAGTTTTTCTACAAGAAAAGATATCAAAGTAGAACAAGATGAAGAAAGATTGCGTCCTATTGATGCAGACTACCAAATGTTTGATAATACTAAAATCAAAAGTTATATCAATTGGAAGCCAGAAATTCCAGCTAGGCAGATGTTTGAAGATTTATTAAATCATTGGAGAAAAGAAATCTCTATGGGTAGAATCCCACTAAATAGGTAGTAATCATGATAATTCGTTCTCAAACTCCTTTGCGTTTAGGTTTAGCCGGTGGAGGCACTGATATAAATTTATATTGTGATCAATATACAGGTTATGTTTTAAATGCAACGATATCTTTATATGTGCATTGTACTTTGACAGAAAGAGATGATGAAAAAATTATCTTTGACTCATCAGATACTAATGCAAAAGTAGAGTATAAGAGTAAAGATTTTTTAGAAAATGATGGCAAGCTAGATCTTTATAAAGCAATTTATAATCGCTTAGTAAAAGATTACATTAAAAAACCTTTAAGTTTTTCTTTGCATACTTACTCAGATGTGCCAAGTGGTAGTGGGCTTGGTGGTAGTTCTACTTTGGTAGTGGGTATCATTAAAGTATTTGTTGAGTGGTTAAATTTGCCATTAGGTGAGTATGAGATTGCGCGTTTGGCTTATGAAATTGAGCGAGAAGATATGGCTATAGTAGGTGGAGCACAAGATCAATATGCTGCCACCTTTGGTGGTTTTAACTTTATGGAATTTTATGATCAAAAAAGAGTGATAGTTAATCCCTTGCGTATAAAAAATTGGATAGCAAGCGAACTTGAAGCTAGAGTTTTGTTATATTTTACAAATATTACCAGAGAAGCTAAAGACATAGAAGAGCATAAAAAAGGGAAACTAGGAGATGAAAACTCCCTTAATGCTATGCATGCGATAAAACAAGATGCCTTAGATATGAAAGAAGCATTATTTAGAGCTGATTTTGATAAAATAGCTCAAATTTTAGGAAAATCATGGCAGTCAAAAAAGATTATCTCTGATATAGTAAGCAATGATGAGCTTGAAAGAATTTACCATTTAGCTATAGAAAATGGTGCTTATAGTGGCAAAACAAGTGGAGCTGGTGCCGGAGGATTTATGTTTTTTATGGTTGATCCTATAAAAAAATATAAACTTAAAAAAATTCTAAACGAACAACAAGGATATGTGCAAGAGTTCTATTTCACTAAAGAAGGAGCAAAGTCATGGAAAATTTAAATTTATATATAAAATCTCATTTTAGTGATTCAATCGATATTAAAACTAAGATTTTAAACGATGATAATATAGTTGATCTAATTAAAGAAGTTTCTTTAAAAGTAATTAGTGCTTATAAAAATGGCAATAAAACTTTACTAGCAGGTAATGGAGGAAGCGCAGCTGATGCACAGCATATAGCAGGGGAATTTGTGAGTAGATTTTACTTTGATAGGCCTGGTATTGCAAGTATTGCCTTAAGTACTGATACGAGTATTTTAACAGCCATTGGCAATGACTATGGTTACGAAAATTTATTTGCTAGACAAGTGCAAGCTCAAGGTGTGAGTGGAGATGTATTTATAGGAATTTCTACAAGTGGAAATAGTAAAAATATTTTAAAAGCTTTGGAAATTTGCAAAGAAAAAGGAATTTTAAGTATAGGTTTAACCGGAGCTAGTGGTGGAGCTATGAATGAACTTTGTGATTATTGTATCAAAGTACCATCATCTTGTACGCCAAGAATCCAAGAAGCACATATTTTGATAGGACATATCATCTGTGCTATAGTAGAAGAAGAGCTTTTTGGCAAGGGGTTTGATTGCAAGCTATAGTTTTAGCAGGGGGGCTTGGCACAAGATTAAAAAGTGTGGTACAAGATCTCCCAAAGCCTATGGCGCCCATTAATGGAAAACCATTTTTAGTTTTTGTTTTGGAATATTTAAAAAAACAAGGAATCACTGAAATTGTTTTAAGTGTTTCGTATAAATATGAACTTATCCAAGAATACTTTAAAGAAAAATTTGAAGGTATGAAAATACACTATAATATTGAAAAAGAGCTTTTAGGTACAGGTGGAGCTATAAAAGATGCCTTGAAATTGATACAAAATCAAGCTTATGTTTTAAATGGAGATACTATATTTGATATTGATCTAAA is a genomic window containing:
- the hddC gene encoding D-glycero-D-manno-heptose 1-phosphate guanosyltransferase produces the protein MQAIVLAGGLGTRLKSVVQDLPKPMAPINGKPFLVFVLEYLKKQGITEIVLSVSYKYELIQEYFKEKFEGMKIHYNIEKELLGTGGAIKDALKLIQNQAYVLNGDTIFDIDLKKLVLNDSKICIALKQMQNFDRYGTVNVDDQGIVTSFEEKVFKKQGLINGGIYLLKKDIFDEFDLEKKFSFEEFLQINYKILKIQTQVFDDYFIDIGIPQDYLLLCDKK
- the gmhA2 gene encoding D-sedoheptulose 7-phosphate isomerase; translated protein: MENLNLYIKSHFSDSIDIKTKILNDDNIVDLIKEVSLKVISAYKNGNKTLLAGNGGSAADAQHIAGEFVSRFYFDRPGIASIALSTDTSILTAIGNDYGYENLFARQVQAQGVSGDVFIGISTSGNSKNILKALEICKEKGILSIGLTGASGGAMNELCDYCIKVPSSCTPRIQEAHILIGHIICAIVEEELFGKGFDCKL
- the hddA gene encoding D-glycero-D-manno-heptose 7-phosphate kinase is translated as MMIIRSQTPLRLGLAGGGTDINLYCDQYTGYVLNATISLYVHCTLTERDDEKIIFDSSDTNAKVEYKSKDFLENDGKLDLYKAIYNRLVKDYIKKPLSFSLHTYSDVPSGSGLGGSSTLVVGIIKVFVEWLNLPLGEYEIARLAYEIEREDMAIVGGAQDQYAATFGGFNFMEFYDQKRVIVNPLRIKNWIASELEARVLLYFTNITREAKDIEEHKKGKLGDENSLNAMHAIKQDALDMKEALFRADFDKIAQILGKSWQSKKIISDIVSNDELERIYHLAIENGAYSGKTSGAGAGGFMFFMVDPIKKYKLKKILNEQQGYVQEFYFTKEGAKSWKI